From a single Podarcis raffonei isolate rPodRaf1 chromosome 10, rPodRaf1.pri, whole genome shotgun sequence genomic region:
- the LOC128422360 gene encoding cystine/glutamate transporter-like — protein sequence MGKSKKNEEAVFLRKKITLLRAFSLLIGSMVGSGIFISPQGVLKNSGNVGLSLVVWFACGILSMFGALCYAELGTRITKSGAHYIYILETLGPLPGFLFLWAEYFAIRPANSAVVALAFGRYILDPFFAPCGAPLLAVKLVALLGYYIVLILNSWSVSWSARLLTFLSIVKLVALTLIIVPGMILLAQGHTENFQDAFNAQTLALDKLPLAFYAGMFAYSGWFQTSFVREELVKPERNIPLAVIVSVITVIVGYMLTNVSYYTVLTAADVLASQAVAVSFAHKACRSVISMVPILVSLSCFGTMNGGIFTFSRTLFVASREGQWPPLFSMIHIQRHTPLPAVMLMFPLVTAMICVGDIYHLLNFFSFSRWLFIGLATLGLIVHRCRHPEITSPFKVPLFVPVSFTIICLFTVAMSFYSDPINISIGCAMVLSGFPIYYLFINRSMPKCCSTTFYSLTLKLQILLKVVQQEIRTY from the exons ATGGGGAAATCGAAGAAGAACGAGGAGGCTGTCTTTCTGAGGAAGAAGATCACCCTCTTGAGAGCTTTCTCGCTCCTCATAGGGAGCATGGTAGGCAGCGGAATATTCATCTCTCCCCAAGGGGTGCTGAAGAACTCCGGCAACGTGGGCCTCTCCTTAGTCGTCTGGTTTGCCTGTGGGATCCTCTCTATGTTTG GTGCTCTGTGTTATGCTGAACTTGGCACCCGGATCACAAAGTCTGGAGCCCATTACATCTATATCTTGGAGACCCTGGGCCCTCTGCCAGGGTTCTTGTTCCTGTGGGCAGAATACTTTGCTATAAG GCCAGCCAACAGTGCAGTTGTTGCTCTGGCATTTGGACGCTACATCCTGGACCCCTTTTTCGCACCCTGTGGCGCTCCACTTCTGGCTGTGAAACTTGTTGCTCTTCTTGGCTACT ACATTGTCCTAATCCTGAACTCTTGGAGTGTCAGCTGGAGTGCCAGGCTTCTGACCTTCTTGTCCATCGTCAAGTTGGTAGCTCTCACTCTCATCATCGTCCCAGGAATGATACTTTTAGCTCAAG GCCATACAGAAAATTTCCAGGATGCTTTCAATGCTCAGACCCTTGCTTTGGACAAGCTTCCTTTGGCTTTTTATGCAGGGATGTTTGCCTATTCAGGATG GTTTCAAACTAGTTTTGTGCGAGAAGAACTAGTGAAGCCAGAGCG AAATATCCCTCTGGCAGTGATTGTGTCTGTGATCACTGTGATTGTGGGTTATATGCTTACTAATGTTTCCTATTACACGGTACTGACAGCAGCAGATGTTCTGGCCTCCCAGGCAGTAGCTGTG AGCTTTGCACACAAAGCTTGCCGGAGTGTTATCTCAATGGTGCCTATCTTGGTTTCCTTGTCTTGCTTTGGGACCATGAACGGAGGAATCTTTACATTTTCAAG GACCTTGTTTGTGGCTTCACGAGAAGGGCAATGGCCTCCCCTCTTCTCCATGATCCATATTCAAAGACATACACCCCTACCAGCAGTCATGTTGATG TTCCCTTTGGTCACAGCCATGATCTGTGTGGGAGATATCTACCACCTGCTGAACTTCTTCAGCTTCTCCCGGTGGCTCTTCATAGGATTAGCCACCCTTGGGCTGATAGTTCACCGCTGCCGTCATCCTGAGATAACAAGCCCATTCAAG GTTCCTCTCTTCGTTCCTGTTTCCTTTACAATCATTTGCCTTTTCACTGTGGCGATGTCTTTCTACTCGGACCCAATCAATATCAGCATTGGCTGTGCCATGGTTTTAAGTGGGTTTCCCATTTACTATTTGTTCATCAACAGGTCAATGCCAAAGTGTTGCAGCACCACATTCT ATTCTCTTACACTGAAGCTTCAGATCCTCTTGAAGGTGGTGCAACAAGAAATCAGGACTTACTGA